Proteins from a genomic interval of Pantoea deleyi:
- the leuB gene encoding 3-isopropylmalate dehydrogenase — protein sequence MSSSSHIAVLPGDGIGPEVMAQAMKVLEAIRQRFDMQITTQEYAVGGIAIDQYGEPLPPATVAGCEQADAILFGSVGGPKWEHLPPASQPERGALLPLRKHFKLFSNLRPAALYSGLEAFCPLRSDIAAKGFDILCVRELTGGIYFGQPKGREGNGPEERAFDTEVYHRFEIERIARIAFESARKRRNKVTSVDKANVLQTSVMWREIVNEVAKEYPDVQLSHIYIDNATMQLIKDPSQFDVLLCSNLFGDILSDECAMITGSMGMLPSASLNEAGFGLFEPAGGSAPDIAGQNIANPVAQILSLSLLLRYSLNADAAADSIERAISRALEQGYRTKDLAGDGPAVSTDEMGSIIARFIAEEK from the coding sequence ATGTCCAGCTCCTCTCATATCGCAGTTTTACCCGGTGACGGCATCGGCCCGGAAGTGATGGCGCAGGCGATGAAAGTGCTGGAGGCCATTCGTCAGCGCTTTGATATGCAGATCACCACGCAGGAATATGCGGTCGGCGGCATCGCTATCGATCAGTATGGCGAACCTCTGCCCCCCGCAACCGTGGCTGGCTGCGAGCAGGCCGACGCGATCCTGTTTGGCTCCGTTGGCGGCCCGAAATGGGAACACCTGCCGCCCGCCTCACAGCCGGAGCGCGGTGCCCTGCTGCCGCTGCGTAAGCACTTTAAGCTGTTCAGTAACCTGCGTCCGGCGGCGCTCTACAGCGGCCTGGAAGCATTCTGCCCGCTGCGCAGCGACATCGCCGCGAAGGGCTTCGATATTCTGTGCGTGCGTGAGCTGACGGGCGGCATCTACTTTGGTCAGCCAAAAGGACGCGAAGGCAACGGCCCGGAAGAGCGCGCCTTCGATACCGAGGTCTATCACCGGTTTGAGATCGAGCGCATCGCCCGCATCGCCTTTGAGTCCGCCCGCAAGCGTCGCAACAAGGTCACGTCGGTCGATAAAGCGAACGTGCTGCAGACTTCAGTCATGTGGCGTGAGATCGTCAACGAGGTGGCGAAAGAGTACCCGGACGTGCAGCTGAGCCACATCTATATCGACAACGCCACCATGCAGCTGATCAAGGATCCTTCGCAGTTTGATGTGCTGCTCTGCTCCAACCTGTTTGGTGACATTCTCTCTGACGAATGCGCCATGATCACCGGCTCGATGGGAATGCTGCCCTCGGCCAGCCTGAACGAAGCGGGCTTCGGCCTGTTCGAACCGGCGGGTGGCTCTGCGCCGGACATCGCGGGTCAGAATATTGCTAACCCGGTCGCTCAGATCCTGTCGCTGTCGCTGCTGCTGCGTTACAGCCTGAATGCCGATGCGGCTGCCGACAGTATTGAACGCGCCATCAGCCGTGCGCTGGAACAGGGCTACCGCACCAAAGATTTAGCCGGTGATGGCCCTGCGGTCAGCACAGATGAGATGGGCAGCATCATTGCCCGCTTTATCGCCGAGGAAAAATAA